AAAAATGGGCTCGCATATTACGATCCATTCCGACCTTGATGAAAGTGCTATCAGCATCCGCCGCCTCAACAGCGACAGCCGCATCCGCATTCAGCTGCAACCGGTCGGCGACGCGCTGAAGGCCTCATTCTTCGTGAAGCCGCTGGGCGACAGTCCGCCGTATTGCCGTCCGGGTACGGGGGCGCGGAATATTATAGGCATTGTGAATGGCGAACGTTGCCAGGCCTCCCGCGACGTGGAGCAGGAAAAGGCGAATATGCAATTGCTGATGCAGCAGATACAACAGCACCTGGTGCAGGAAGTGCAGGAAGACGATGTGATCGTTTTCGAAGATCCTGCCGACTGCCTGCAACTGCTGGAAATCATACAATCGCTGCCTGACATCACCGTGGTGGAGTGGCCGGAAGGCACACGCTTCCAGCTACGCGGCAAAGCGGGATTGTCCGACCTGCGACTGATGGTCAAGGAAAAAGGCCACTGGTTCGCGATGCAGGGCGAGCTGCAGATTGACGAACGCACCGTTATCAACCTGAAACAAGTTTTAGATATACTGCCCAAACGCAGCAGCCGGTTCATTGAACTGGATAATGGTCACTTCCTTGCTCTGAGCGCAGACCTACGCGCCCGGTTAAACGAAGTATTGAACATCGGGGTGGCAGAAGCACAGGAAATTAAAATACCTTATTTCGCCGCGCATTTGCTGGACGAACTCCTGTCGCAGGCGGGCAGCGTACGAACGGATACGCCGTGGAAACAATTCAAAAAGAAGAAATCGGATGCCGCATTGGTGAAACCGGCCGTTCCTGCGGGCTTACGTCAGGTCCTGCGACCTTACCAGGAAGACGGCTTCCACTGGATGGCCCAACTGGCTGCCTGGGGTGCCGGCGCCTGCCTGGCCGACGATATGGGCTTAGGAAAAACCATACAGGCGATTTCGATACTGTTGCATCGTGCGGCAGACGGTGCGGCGCTGGTCATTAGCCCTGCTTCGGTACTGCCGAACTGGGCAAACGAACTGGCTCGTTTTGCGCCGGAACTCAACGTAATACAGCTGCAGCCGGGCAGCCGAGAAAAGCAATTACAACAGGCTGCCGCGTTTGATATCGTAATTACGACTTACGGCATCTTACAATCGGAAGCGGAGGCGTTTGAAAACATCACCTGGAACACTATTGTGCTGGACGAGGCGCATACCATTAAAAACTACCAGACGCGCACGTCGCGGGCGGCGATGAAGCTGACGGGCAACTTCCGGCTGGCATTAACGGGTACGCCTATACAAAATCACCTGGGCGAGATATGGAACTTGTTTACGTTCCTGAACCCCGGCTTGCTGGGCGATCTGCCATCCTTCCGTAAGCAGTTCGTAACGCCATCTGCCAATAACCCGGAAAGTATGGCCAAGAAGCACCTGAAAAAACTCATTGCACCTTTTATGCTGCGGCGTTTAAAATCAGATGTATTGGAGGAATTGCCACCTAAAACGGAGATCGTGAAACTCGTAACGCTTTCCGTAGCGGAGGCAGCGTTTTACGAAGCTATCCGCCGCCAGGCTTTGCAACATATGCAGGAGCGAGACTTGCTCAGCGCCGGGCAGCAGCATATTAAAGCCTTACAGGAGATTACCCGGCTGCGCATGGCCGCCTGTAACCCACAGCTCATCGAGGCCGAAACAGACATTGAATCGTCTAAAATGGCCGCGCTGAAAGAGATCGTAGAAGAACTAACGGCCAATAATCACCGCGCACTGGTGTTCAGTCAATTTGTAAAACACTTGTCGCTGGTAGCAAAAGCACTGCATAGCTGGGGCATTCCTTTCCTTTACCTGGATGGCTCCACGCCTATTCCTGCGCGCGAAAAGCTTGTGAAATCGTTTCAGGCAGGCGAAGCGCCACTGTTCCTGATCAGTTTGAAAGCAGGTGGATTGGGGTTAAATCTGACAGCGGCCGATTACGTTATCCATCTCGATCCCTGGTGGAACCCGGCGGTGGAAGAACAGGCGTCCGACCGTGCGCATCGTATGGGACAAACCCGGCCAGTAACCATTTACAGGCTGGTCGCGCAACATACGATCGAGGAAAAAATTATTGAATTGCATCACAACAAGCGAGACCTGGCCGACCAATTATTGGAAGGGACCGACCAGAGTGTGCACCTGAGCGTGCAGGACCTGGTGGCGCTGATTTCAACCAGTTAGGCGGTTACAACGCCGCCAGGTCCAGGCGCACCCGCTGTTCCTGCATTTCGGGCATGGCGATAATGAACGTAGCACCCTGGTTAATTTCGCTGGCAGCTGAAATTTGTCCCTGGTGCTGTTCCATGATCTTTTTACAGATAGATAGCCCGATGCCGGAACCTTCTATTTCGTGGTAGCTGTGTAGCCTTTTAAACACCACGAATATATCCGTCAGGTATTGCTGATCAATACCAATACCGTTATCCTTTACATAGATGTGATACCGCTGTCCGCCGTTTTCCGCCGCTACCTTCTCCGCATAAATGTGTATGTTCGGCGCAACTTCTTTCTTGCGGAACTTTAACGCGTTCCCGATCAGGTTGTAAAACACCTGCTGCATCAAAGTAGGAATGGCCTGCAGGGAAGGCAGCCTGTCCACCGTAATTACCGCACTGCATTGCTGCACCTGCACATCCAGCTCACTAATGGCACTGCGCACCACCTCGTTCAGGTCCACCTGCTCAAAGTCGCCGCCCTGTACGGAATGGCGCGAGAAGCGTAACAGGTCGTTTACCAGTTGCTGCATCCGTGTAGCCGCGTTAGTTATTTTCTGTATATGGCGGTGAACCTCCTCCGGGTCGGCGCGCTTTTGTAAGATCATGTCACTGAAAACGCGAATCTTACGCAGCGGCTCCTGCAAATCGTGGGAGGCGACGAATGCAAAGCGGTCCAGTTCTTCGTTTACCGCTTTCAGGTATACGTTGTTCTGCGTCAACTGCATGTTCAGCTCACGCACTTTTCGTTCGGAAGCCTCGCGCTCTTCAATTTCGCGCTGGAGGGTGGCGTTAATGTTCAGCAGGTTTTTTTCCTGTTCAACGAGCGACTGCGTTTTGCGGTACAACTCTACGAACAAGCCCACTTTCACTCTTAATAACTCCGGGTTGATGGGTTTGTAGATAAAGTCTACCGCCCCTACCTTATATCCTTTAAAGATCGCCTCATCCTCATTATGAGCGGTAATAAAGATGATCGGAATGTTTTTGAGTTTGTCCCGCTCGTAAATGAGCTCAGCCGTTTCGAAACCGTTCATGTCCGGCATCAGTACGTCCATCAGGATAAGGGAAAAATCATACTCCTGTAAAAGCACTTTTAACGCGGCGCGGCCGGAGTTTGCTTTTACGATATTATAATTTTCCTTTTCCAGTATGGATTCGATAGACATTAAGTTGTCAGGTCTATCGTCTACCACGAGGATCTTTATTGCGTCTTTTGCCTGCAAAGTGATTTATCTTTTTCTATTGCTATTGATGATTTACCTATACAACCACACCCTCATTAATGACAATAACTGGTCGATTTTCAGCGGTTTGGTGATATAATCGGATGCTCCGGCCTCCAGGCATTTTTCCCTATCACCCTTCATGGCCTTGGCCGTAACGGCGATAATCGGCAATGCGCTGTTCTTATGTTCGCGGCGTATCTTCTGCATTGTTTCATAACCGTCCATTTCGGGCATCATGATGTCCATCAGCACAATATCGATCTCATTATTTTCACTCAGGATGTTCATGGCTTCCTGGCCGCTTTCTGCCGTAATCGTATTAATATGATAACGTTCGAATGCCGTAGTCAGGGCAAACAGGTTACGTACGTCATCATCCACCACCAGCACATTTTTATGGCTTAACACATCCCGCTGTGAGCGCAGGTCTTCTATCAGCTTCCGTTTCTCGGGCAACAGGCTTTCATGATGAATATGCAGTTGCTGTACCGTTTCTTCCAGTAACAGATCGAGTGAATTTACATCTTTCAGCAGGATCTTGTTGGCATATTGTTTCAGCTTCGATTTTTCCTTACTTGAAAAATCCTTTGCCGAATATACGATAACCGGTGTAGAATTATAGCGGTTGATGGATTGAATGTTCGAGAAAAGATCGGCACCCTCTACATCAGGCAGCATGTAATCGGCGA
This genomic interval from Chitinophaga horti contains the following:
- a CDS encoding DEAD/DEAH box helicase, which encodes MQYMLLDGDARLVTDILSLYLYPLEKYRVTDAVNRFKKMEPTKVAGILEQLQRAQLAAPNTAGNFALVPELAFLLFPQNIQREEYQRLLHDDRGKRPSFYNTSFKLAELQETLMAYCLGDLSLMSLPVRKIELDLEDFLPWLPYLLYYPAYKQLLQLFSEDSFRRIQSRAIWTNLLEMAPLADLEVFDRDTNGTSCEPALLQGRFPETGSDFEMAVTHLYRKQPEQAFAAFERGIKLQRKTDKKNMLPASPAMAFYYAYTISLLPLAQTNMLVAKLIAFYEKKLAPANIPAICLLHYHSGKRERAEDLLRILIEAHALPGGKDLPTLLALLCLRGFHANSKLLVHHAHLSEKLLTKALENGYLLPAYEYQFLLEDDRSQDIYEVLKSRISEPPAFAQMQKIPEWERLLDLLLAPERPNAKKDKATGTNRLVYLVDFDRLKVQPMLQTMQASGWSAGRMVALKKLKEGAVPAMLPHDQRIAQTILKETHFNYYGGEQYVFDDNIWTELAGHPYLFLMHEPTMPAEIEKGEVELAISTTNRGYIFSANITEANGDFVVLKESETKMKIIRLNQQQRFVLNTLKQLGTVPAEGKEKLLEAIKKMGSHITIHSDLDESAISIRRLNSDSRIRIQLQPVGDALKASFFVKPLGDSPPYCRPGTGARNIIGIVNGERCQASRDVEQEKANMQLLMQQIQQHLVQEVQEDDVIVFEDPADCLQLLEIIQSLPDITVVEWPEGTRFQLRGKAGLSDLRLMVKEKGHWFAMQGELQIDERTVINLKQVLDILPKRSSRFIELDNGHFLALSADLRARLNEVLNIGVAEAQEIKIPYFAAHLLDELLSQAGSVRTDTPWKQFKKKKSDAALVKPAVPAGLRQVLRPYQEDGFHWMAQLAAWGAGACLADDMGLGKTIQAISILLHRAADGAALVISPASVLPNWANELARFAPELNVIQLQPGSREKQLQQAAAFDIVITTYGILQSEAEAFENITWNTIVLDEAHTIKNYQTRTSRAAMKLTGNFRLALTGTPIQNHLGEIWNLFTFLNPGLLGDLPSFRKQFVTPSANNPESMAKKHLKKLIAPFMLRRLKSDVLEELPPKTEIVKLVTLSVAEAAFYEAIRRQALQHMQERDLLSAGQQHIKALQEITRLRMAACNPQLIEAETDIESSKMAALKEIVEELTANNHRALVFSQFVKHLSLVAKALHSWGIPFLYLDGSTPIPAREKLVKSFQAGEAPLFLISLKAGGLGLNLTAADYVIHLDPWWNPAVEEQASDRAHRMGQTRPVTIYRLVAQHTIEEKIIELHHNKRDLADQLLEGTDQSVHLSVQDLVALISTS
- a CDS encoding sensor histidine kinase gives rise to the protein MSIESILEKENYNIVKANSGRAALKVLLQEYDFSLILMDVLMPDMNGFETAELIYERDKLKNIPIIFITAHNEDEAIFKGYKVGAVDFIYKPINPELLRVKVGLFVELYRKTQSLVEQEKNLLNINATLQREIEEREASERKVRELNMQLTQNNVYLKAVNEELDRFAFVASHDLQEPLRKIRVFSDMILQKRADPEEVHRHIQKITNAATRMQQLVNDLLRFSRHSVQGGDFEQVDLNEVVRSAISELDVQVQQCSAVITVDRLPSLQAIPTLMQQVFYNLIGNALKFRKKEVAPNIHIYAEKVAAENGGQRYHIYVKDNGIGIDQQYLTDIFVVFKRLHSYHEIEGSGIGLSICKKIMEQHQGQISAASEINQGATFIIAMPEMQEQRVRLDLAAL